Proteins encoded in a region of the Cygnus olor isolate bCygOlo1 chromosome 4, bCygOlo1.pri.v2, whole genome shotgun sequence genome:
- the RHOH gene encoding rho-related GTP-binding protein RhoH: protein MLDSIKCVLVGDSAVGKTSLLVRFTSETFPDAYRPTVYENTGVDVFMDGVQISLGLWDTSGSDAFKGIRPLSYQQADVVLMCYSVANHSSFLNLRNKWIGEIRNHLPRIPVLVVATQTDQRDTGPYRSSCISSMDGKRLAQDVRAKGYLECSALSNRGVQQVFEYAVRTAVNQAKRQNRRKLFSINECKIF from the coding sequence ATGCTGGATTCAATCAAGTGCGTGCTGGTGGGGGACTCTGCGGTGGGGAAAACATCTCTCTTGGTACGTTTCACCTCTGAGACTTTTCCAGACGCCTACAGACCCACTGTGTATGAAAATACCGGAGTGGATGTCTTCATGGATGGAGTACAGATTAGCCTAGGTCTCTGGGACACATCTGGCAGCGATGCCTTCAAAGGCATTCGCCCCCTCTCCTACCAGCAGGCAGATGTGGTGTTAATGTGCTACTCGGTGGCGAACCACAGCTCCTTCCTAAACCTGAGGAACAAGTGGATCGGCGAGATCCGCAACCATTTGCCCCGCATCCCCGTGCTGGTGGTGGCCACTCAGACTGACCAGCGCGACACAGGGCCCTACCGCTCCTCCTGCATCAGCTCGATGGATGGGAAGCGGCTCGCCCAGGACGTGCGAGCCAAGGGCTACCTGGAGTGCTCTGCCCTCAGCAACCGTGGCGTGCAGCAGGTGTTTGAGTACGCCGTGCGGACAGCAGTCAACCAAGCCAAAAGGCAGAACAGGCGGAAGCTCTTCTCCATTAACGAGTGCAAGATCTTCTGA